One stretch of Podospora bellae-mahoneyi strain CBS 112042 chromosome 2, whole genome shotgun sequence DNA includes these proteins:
- a CDS encoding hypothetical protein (EggNog:ENOG503NZ65; COG:T), which yields MADFAGGGIAPAHPDLGLLFDLSPLPSLLLSPSWRITRASVRFLEEWNLSPEACVGQELLGFVQNQLSPSPVHLKFLTTAIDDAISLRTERTSMLISTRRSVSWRARVIPYFKGDELLAIVTEWQKNLFTDDEVQPGLSTDEAFRILVQAVKDYAIFLLDTTGHIATWNTGAELLKGYQRDEIVGKHFSVFYGKEDLDIKKPEMELEICMRDGRVEDEGWRYRKDGSRFWANVVITAVYKNGVHVGFGKVTRDLTERKSAESRLIAAYEESEKLKSDFLANMSHEIRTPMHGMLSACALLLDTSLTSRQRDIVGIMDESGQVLLQVINDILDYSKLASGSFSIHSDIVGITSIVTSVVRSVQTTLPPSVHFEMFLAPDLPRSVQGDPLRYRQILHNIVGNAAKFTEKGSIRVRAGVHREDHDSYIVMTEVTDTGIGIPEAAAASLFTPFTQFDATTTKQYKGTGLGLSIAKSLAELMGGSIGYRPNPERHGSIFWFTARFKKIKSLEQIQDWKSRLVRKGGAMLAMPEADMVNLRQKLAEVAPIKSLLLVEDNVINQKVMLGLLRSLGFKNTALASNGSEAVNMVRSKPAAYDIVLMDINMPIMDGHQASKAIRDAGIRVPIVAMTAYALKGDRERCLEHGMNDYIPKPVDKKYLIKVLAKWLLQMKDYRKIFDEQMSKLRSYESLTPGARGHVADRLQQLSLTVQGEEGEGGGAATPSDRSVEHKDQSNSHGAQSSDDTINVVKPTSQEEHQHTSTVASSPRFEPLLPPVQLEMLDSTQDIGLMVTGDIAPNARGSQISAEAVDSGGDTENSTSGTTATTPLDPPLDSDKSTADTTHRGAATLLP from the coding sequence ATGGCCGActttgctggtggagggaTTGCCCCCGCCCATCCAGACCTAGGTCTTCTTTTTGATCTCTCGCCTCTGCCTTCGCTCCTCCTTTCGCCCTCGTGGCGCATCACCAGAGCCTCTGTGCGCTTCCTCGAAGAATGGAACCTCTCCCCCGAGGCCTGCGTTGGCCAAGAACTGCTGGGCTTTGTGCAGAACCAACTCTCTCCATCCCCCGTCCATCTCAAGTTTCTCACCACGGCCATCGACGATGCGATTTCCTTGCGCACAGAGCGAACCTCGATGCTGATCAGCACGAGGCGCTCCGTTTCCTGGAGGGCACGTGTGATACCGTATTTCAAGGGCGATGAGCTTTTGGCCATTGTCACGGAGTGGCAGAAGAACTTGTTCACAGACGACGAGGTCCAACCCGGCCTCTCTACCGACGAGGCTTTCCGCATCCTTGTTCAGGCAGTCAAGGATTATGCGATATTTCTACTCGATACCACAGGCCACATCGCGACGTGGAACACGGGCGCTGAACTCCTGAAGGGCTACCAACGGGATGAGATCGTTGGCAAGCACTTTTCTGTTTTTTACGGCAAGGAGGATCTGGACATCAAGAAGCCAGAGATGGAGTTGGAGATCTGCATGCGCGATGGCAGAGTGGAAGACGAGGGGTGGCGCTACAGAAAAGACGGCAGTCGGTTCTGGGCCAACGTCGTTATCACGGCCGTGTACAAAAACGGCGTTCATGTGGGCTTTGGAAAAGTGACACGAGACTTGACGGAGCGCAAGTCAGCCGAGTCTCGACTAATTGCTGCCTACGAGGAGAGTGAGAAGCTCAAATCCGACTTTTTGGCCAACATGAGCCACGAGATTCGCACCCCCATGCACGGCATGCTCTCGGCATGCGCCTTGCTTTTGGACACAAGCCTCACGTCGCGGCAGCGCGACATTGTCGGCATCATGGACGAGTCAGGACAGGTGCTGCTGCAGGTTATCAATGACATCCTCGACTATTCCAAACTGGCGTCTGGGAGCTTTTCCATTCACTCGGACATTGTCGGCATCACGAGCATTGTCACCTCGGTAGTACGAAGCGTGCAGACGACATTGCCCCCATCTGTGCATTTCGAAATGTTTCTGGCCCCAGACCTCCCCAGGTCGGTGCAAGGCGACCCTCTGAGATACCGACAGATACTGCACAACATTGTTGGAAATGCCGCCAAGTTTACAGAAAAGGGCAGCATTCGGGTCAGGGCCGGCGTGCATCGAGAGGACCACGACAGCTATATAGTCATGACCGAGGTGACAGACACCGGCATTGGTATCCccgaggctgccgctgcaAGCCTTTTCACGCCTTTCACCCAGTTCGATGCAACCACAACAAAACAGTACAAGGGCACTGGACTCGGTCTGTCAATCGCCAAGTCATTGGCCGAgttgatgggggggagcATCGGGTATCGCCCCAACCCCGAACGGCACGGCAGTATATTTTGGTTTACGGCGCGGTTCAAAAAGATCAAGAGCCTTGAGCAAATTCAAGACTGGAAGAGCAGGTTGGTCCGGAAGGGCGGTGCAATGCTGGCCATGCCCGAGGCAGACATGGTTAACTTGCGACAAAAGCTGGCAGAGGTGGCTCCCATCAAGAGTCTACTGCTGGTGGAAGACAATGTGATCAACCAGAAGGTTATGCTCGGTCTCCTGAGGTCTCTTGGCTTCAAGAACACTGCGCTTGCCTCCAATGGGTCCGAGGCGGTGAATATGGTGCGGAGCAAGCCCGCGGCCTACGACATCGTCCTCATGGACATCAACATGCCCATTATGGATGGCCATCAAGCTTCCAAGGCGATACGGGACGCAGGCATCCGGGTGCCCATCGTCGCCATGACGGCATACGCACTCAAGGGCGATAGGGAACGCTGCCTTGAGCACGGCATGAACGACTATATCCCCAAGCCGGTCGACAAGAAGTATCTCATCAAGGTTCTAGCAAAGTGGCTCCTACAAATGAAGGACTACAGGAAGATCTTTGACGAACAAATGAGCAAGCTACGAAGCTACGAATCTTTGACTCCGGGTGCGAGGGGCCATGTTGCCGATCGTCTCCAGCAACTTTCATTAACTGTCCagggcgaagaaggcgaaggaggcggagCCGCCACACCATCTGATCGGTCGGTGGAACACAAAGACCAATCTAATTCCCATGGAGCACAGTCGTCAGACGACACCATCAATGTGGTCAAGCCTACCTCACAAGAGGAGCACCAGCACACCAGCACTGTGGCATCTTCACCGCGTTTCGAGCCACTTTTGCCGCCAGTTCAGCTCGAAATGCTGGACTCCACCCAGGACATTGGCCTTATGGTGACTGGAGACATCGCGCCAAACGCTCGAGGGTCACAAATCTCCGCGGAAGCTGTCGATAGTGGAGGAGACACAGAGAATAGCACCAGCGGGACAACTGCCACCACACCTTTAGATCCACCACTGGACTCGGACAAGAGCACTGCCGATACCACACATAGGGGGGCAGCCACCCTGCTACCATGA
- a CDS encoding hypothetical protein (EggNog:ENOG503P1UW), producing the protein MPGPLIALIPAIAGATARAAVPAVGKATAQSAAKGAAKAASKPPAPKPAAPKPQPPKQNNPPKPKDDKKPEQKKDEKKPEQKKDDKKPEPKKDDKKPEQKDDKKPEQKKDEKKPEQKKDDKKPEQKKDDKKPEQKKDEKKPEQKKDEKKPDDKKQDNKQKKPTRGCEKREELTEQALDTTSQVIDRIINRPGRDDDATSDSLKLAGPKPKNPVVAPKAPRAGDVLVSLAVKNNGQDWFWFVHHPTETNTGMTMHAEGTITKGFTVKLTRKTTVEKLESATGTKSLELIKLQWVEKRWWDEDMFAPNKAAKAEAPFETTAYGVKPPTVTECAPVKETATEMAMDRMTARIKRKDDKTWILESCEALVRAGALKQNVLTFLEKLKDSYGTIGGKKPTGPNVSPANPGKQPMCGTPSRGGDSLPTKTNRPNTPSTPGNATPHKLGNGTPKKGVTGKPPAINAAAVNK; encoded by the exons atgccGGGTCCCCTCATTGCTTTGATACCGGCCATTGCTGGCGCTACTGCACGTGCAGCAGTTCCCGCAGTCGGTAAGGCAACTGCTCAAAGTGCTGCCAAAGGCGCTGCCAAAGCCGCATCCAAGCCTCCTGCACCCAAGCCTGCTGCTCCCAAGCCTCAGCCTCCCAAGCAGAACAACCCGCCCAAGCCCAAAGACGACAAGAAGCctgagcaaaagaaggatgagaagaagcccgagcaaaagaaggatgACAAGAAGCCTGAACCAAAGAAGGACGACAAAAAGCCCGAGCAAAAGGACGACAAAAAGCCCgagcagaagaaggatgagaagaagcccgagcaaaagaaggacGACAAAAAGcccgagcaaaagaaggacGACAAAAAGcccgagcaaaagaaggatgagaagaagcccgagcaaaagaaggacGAGAAAAAGCCCGATGACAAGAAGCAGGATAATAAGCAGAAGAAGCCTACGCGTGGCtgtgagaagagggaggaacTCACAGAACAAGCTCTCGACACTACTTCTCAAGTCATCGATCGCATCATAAACCGCCCTGGCCGGGACGATGATGCCACCTCAGATTCTCTCAAACTTGCAGggcccaagcccaagaaccCCGTGGTGGCGCCCAAGGCTCCCAGGGCCGGTGATGTACTTGTCTCCCTTGCTGTTAAGAACAACGGCCAGGATTGGTTCTGGTTCGTCCACCACCCTACCGAGACCAACACAGGCATGACCATGCATGCCGAGGGTACCATCACTAAGGGATTTACGGTTAAACTCACACGCAAGACCACCGTCGAAAAGCTCGAGTCTGCCACGGGCACCAAGTCACTCGAGCTGATCAAGCTGCAGTGGGTTGAGAAGCGTTGGTGGGACGAGGACATGTTCGCCCCCaacaaggctgccaaggcgGAGGCTCCCTTTGAGACAACCGCGTATGGCGTAAAGCCTCCCACAGTGACCGAGTGCGCTCCCGTCAAGGAGACCGCCACTGAGATGGCCATGGATAGGATGACCGCCCGTATCAAGCGCAAGGACGACAAGACCTGGATCCTCGAGTCGTGCGAGGCTCTGGTCCGTGCCGGAGCCCTCAAGCAGAACGTCTTGACCTTccttgagaagctcaaggacaGCTACGGCACCATCGGCGGCAAGAAGCCCACCGGCCCCAATGTTAGCCCGGCCAACCCTGGCAAACAGCCGATGTGCGGTACTCCCAGCAGGGGCGGAGATAGCCTCCCTACCAAGACCAATAGGCCTAATACGCCGAGCACACCTGGAAATGCTACACCGC ATAAGCTTGGAAATGGCACTCCAAAGAAGGGCGTCACTGGAAAGCCTCCTGCCATCAACGCGGCTGCCGTCAACAAATAG
- a CDS encoding hypothetical protein (EggNog:ENOG503P9TH), with protein sequence MFLSRTQTPECNWPILPNQPAHTHVNGTLYCWNRDLDTSYWIHEHAFSCLNFDSQNCVCPRLKADPEVAGIGVILAFFITAFLTVISTIFTLLITRTDGPLSPDGTWPPPFSPAHPPTLNKINHVSRQYIARPFIVFLHSHGVNIPVIAACATDLVISLSDTQLVTGLAVLVGALASLYRSDHDEPMSVYHFTIASDLAWFSSTTHLSSLLVLRYHPRISAKKGHRPTHIRPWTVRLPLTIRLVLMAVFAALLLWATTLGGYECWYSIMACPAKCTLTHPWGGEPETWVAVNTVLIVYGYSTHMLELSVTARKYWLDHLRPHVLTRDNKFPVPRLKQGLVGMMVSTARMLLFCFWNALGSDLCDVLEMMVWFALGCFWIAEDRRWGQAEMEGEHRQAENRLGYGQLIPIVLLLLPLIAVVESYAHHSEADKKKRFGQCSCGGCEWHGC encoded by the exons ATGTTCCTGTCACGAACACAAACACCAGAGTGCAATTGGCCGAtactccccaaccagccagcTCATACTCACGTGAACGGCACATTGTACTGCTGGAATAGAGACCTTGACACTTCATACTGGATACACGAGCATGCCTTTAGCTGTCTCAATTTCGATAGCCAGAACTGCGTGTGCCCGCGCCTCAAAGCAGACCCCGAGGTGGCTGGGATAGGT GTaatcctcgccttcttcatcactGCTTTCCTGACCGTCATCTCCACGATattcaccctcctcatcactcgCACCGATGGCCCCTTATCTCCTGACGGAACCTGGCCGCCTCCATTCTCCCCGGCCCACCCTCCCACTCTCAACAAGATTAATCATGTCTCAAGACAATACATCGCCCGACCATTCATTGTCTTTCTTCACTCCCATGGAGTCAACATTCCCGTCATAGCCGCCTGCGCCACCGACCTCGTTATCTCCCTCTCCGACACCCAGCTCGTCACCGGTCTCGCTGTGCTCGTCGGTGCGCTCGCCTCCCTGTACCGCAGCGACCACGATGAACCAATGTCGGTCTATCATTTCACCATCGCCTCTGACCTGGCCTGGTTCTCGTCCACCACACATCTCTCCTCGCTGCTGGTTCTCCGTTACCACCCACGAATCTCGGCCAAAAAGGGCCACCGACCAACTCACATCCGGCCCTGGACGGTGCGCCTCCCGTTAACAATACGACTTGTCCTCATGGCTGTTTTCGCCGCTCTTCTCCTCTGGGCCACCACGCTGGGGGGATACGAGTGCTGGTACAGCATCATGGCCTGCCCCGCCAAATGTACGCTGACACACCCCTGGGGCGGCGAGCCGGAGACGTGGGTGGCGGTGAACACGGTGCTGATTGTGTACGGCTACTCGACGCACATGCTGGAGCTCTCGGTTACAGCGAGGAAGTACTGGCTGGATCATCTGAGGCCTCATGTTCTTACTCGGGACAACAAATTCCCTGTGCCGAGGCTCAAGCAGGGCCTTGTCGGGATGATGGTCTCGACAGCCAGGATGCTCTTGTTTTGCTTCTGGAACGCGTTGGGGTCGGATTTGTGTGACGTGCTCGAGATGATGGTTTGGTTTGCACTGGGATGTTTTTGGATTGCCGAAGATCGAAGATGGGGACAGGCAGAGATGGAAGGAGAGCATCGACAGGCGGAGAATCGGCTAGGGTATGGGCAGCTAATACCCATCGTCTTGTTATTACTGCCCCTAATAGCGGTTGTTGAATCCTACGCACACCACTCGGAAGCAGACAAAAAGAAGAGGTTTGGGCAGTGCAGTTGTGGTGGCTGTGAATGGCACGGATGTTAA
- the VPS62 gene encoding Vacuolar protein sorting-associated protein 62 (EggNog:ENOG503NXGN; COG:S), translating into MAYGIRRLSYTFAFLGSIIFVLWAVPRAIKPTQPDENETERDKKWINSSPNFLDRQACRWLGLCGIQHIRWDAPALSHGMGEAVMDELRKLALAWEGEEKFENTWDQEEGWMEADLKRRGGEMKAKVVEKGAVPDFVLDNAPLVHLYSGENFWPSDIAEHVKHMKVESSWDGENGKKDLTLDNLGQLNGENGTVFLTSVDDVESRPDWLHSQVGVPTPFDDDDDDDGNDNNDKNGNNGADWGSHDGQPRRADDGMTWWDADKQHPPHRIAAPKNLGRGLRRRASPAQRPMVGSFPEKGKPDASGYSKAPAVLVLVDKGAGILDAFWFFFYSYNLGQTVLNIRFGNHVGDWEHCMVRFQNGIPRAMFLSEHAGGKAYTWHAMEKRSQNHGNPARPVIYSAVGSHAMYANPGLHPYVLPFKMLKDITDKGPLWDPALNNYAYWYDYEVDHEESKAVPAGRNRTSLQPASSNPEAPTSWFHFDGYWGDDVYPLSDERQWRLFGEYHYITGPLGPKWKFLERKKVCQTEKCTIVDSIEAGKKSAWY; encoded by the coding sequence ATGGCTTACGGCATCCGCCGCCTCTCATACACTTTTGCCTTCTTAGGTAGCATCATTTTCGTCCTTTGGGCTGTTCCCCGTGCTATCAAGCCCACGCAACCTGACGAAAATGAGACCGAGCGAGACAAGAAATGGATCAATTCCTCGCCCAACTTCCTCGACCGCCAAGCTTGTCGTTGGTTGGGCCTATGCGGGATTCAGCACATACGGTGGGATGCTCCAGCCTTGTCCCACGGCATGGGCGAGGCCGTCATGGATGAATTACGAAAGCTGGCTTTGGCGTGGGAAGGCGAGGAGAAATTTGAAAACACGTGGGACCAAGAGGAGGGCTGGATGGAAGCCGATCtgaagaggagaggtggagaGATGAAGGCAAAAGTGGTCGAGAAAGGAGCGGTACCCGACTTTGTGCTGGATAATGCCCCATTGGTGCACTTGTACTCTGGCGAGAACTTTTGGCCATCGGATATTGCAGAGCATGTCAAGCACATGAAGGTGGAGTCCTCGTGGGATGGCGAGAATGGGAAAAAAGACCTGACGCTGGACAATCTGGGGCAGTTGAACGGGGAGAATGGGACTGTCTTTCTCACCAGcgtcgatgatgtcgagaGCAGGCCTGATTGGTTACACAGCCAAGTGGGGGTTCCAACCCCTttcgatgatgacgacgacgatgatggcaatGACAATAACGACAAGAATGGCAATAATGGAGCGGACTGGGGTTCGCACGACGGTCAGCCTCGCAGAGCAGATGACGGAATGACTTGGTGGGATGCAGACAAGcaacacccacctcaccGCATAGCCGCGCCCAAGAATCTGGGGAGAGGCTTGCGGCGAAGGGCTTCACCTGCTCAGCGGCCAATGGTTGGTAGCTTTCCGGAGAAAGGCAAGCCCGACGCCAGCGGGTATTCCAAGGCACCTGCCGTCCTGGTCCTTGTCGACAAAGGAGCCGGCATCCTGGATGCCTTTTGGTTCTTTTTCTACAGCTACAATCTAGGGCAGACGGTTCTCAACATCAGGTTTGGCAACCACGTTGGCGACTGGGAGCACTGCATGGTCCGGTTCCAGAACGGTATTCCACGGGCCATGTTTCTCAGCGAGCATGCCGGCGGCAAAGCATACACGTGGCACGCCATGGAGAAGCGGTCCCAAAACCACGGTAATCCGGCTCGTCCAGTTATTTACTCCGCTGTTGGAAGTCATGCCATGTACGCCAATCCTGGGCTCCACCCATACGTCTTGCCTTTCAAGATGCTCAAGGACATCACCGACAAGGGTCCACTCTGGGATCCCGCACTGAACAACTACGCTTATTGGTACGACTACGAGGTTGACCACGAGGAATCCAAGGCAGTCCCGGCAGGTCGAAACCGAACGAGCTTACAGCCTGCGTCGTCAAACCCAGAAGCACCAACGTCCTGGTTCCATTTTGATGGGTActggggtgatgatgtttaTCCTCTCAGTGACGAACGACAATGGAGGCTCTTTGGTGAGTATCACTACATCACCGGTCCGTTAGGCCCCAAATGGAAGTTTCTGGAGCGGAAAAAGGTGTGCCAGACGGAAAAGTGCACCATCGTCGACAGCATCGAGGCCGGAAAGAAGTCAGCTTGGTATTGA